A single genomic interval of Babylonia areolata isolate BAREFJ2019XMU chromosome 26, ASM4173473v1, whole genome shotgun sequence harbors:
- the LOC143300738 gene encoding uncharacterized protein LOC143300738 isoform X3, with translation MSVSEEGTNRPPVTSKHRRSVVGPGAYESCLSNKIAKISCNVLQPQPGCLNACGKFPSESDEPETLLPSETRALYLCRDKATLEYHMAVLKEDKKEVFLDLPLSKVLSGDIKYDINKQWHQLTVQSSGVHPPRHLVFLLHSPSSDHKEAKDFNSKLEAVLEEILTAHTSQGEKAAQGDPNSSATQDASHLQKASVTQAAGIMTEPSYVAVSQIASRQSMSTLQGQPGLPATAVEQTAMALAVAIQMGEVATAEKLAAMLAQGHTNVSVTFDPAAEERRAREQEISVTVHVEDRQSVGLTLDDIKVRASDTILDLKRQFLGKYNFPVEVQKWIIGRRIPGDEETLSKCDVTTPGHTLYLYLLNARAANLSRDDGKRHRQGQISSDYETMNPPLTAMRGVQASVTTPMSGPDQDPTSQMVQGGPLGTGGANRQQSQLSAASSTASLGAASFALSDFRANLEPGSGPNSGSRGSEGRGGSPGAGKGGLAEGGGVAQSLLTAGGGRAVDTHTLQAPPQDFTLNQELGWSCPQCTFINQPTRPGCEICGSPRPTDYQVPSDVIVSDEERDRLAREQQMEVYLQQPSGRHWPQDMGQGGATATTTTTPHPSSHRPAYSSSTKDKLTAEQLDLILRFNDALQEQLEGSSVDHQQLMRRGRHSQLAPSGSRQPVQNVELGEDVPDGGVLQWVLDQEERERDGASTA, from the exons ATGTCTGTGTCCGAAGAAGGTACAAACAGACCACCTGTTACTTCAAAACACAGACGCAGTGTGGTAGGACCAGGAGCCTATGAAAGCTGTCTGTCAAACAAAATTGCCAAAATCTCCTGCAATGTTCTCCAGCCCCAGCCGGGCTGCCTAAATGCCTGTGGGAAATTTCCTTCAGAATCTGATGAGCCAGAAACACTGCTTCCCTCGGAGACCCGTGCTCTGTATTTGTGTAGAGACAAAGCTACCCTGGAGTATCACATGGCTGTGTTgaaggaagacaaaaaagaa GTATTTCTGGACCTGCCCCTGTCCAAGGTGCTGTCAGGTGACATCAAGTACGACATCAACAAACAGTGGCACCAGTTGACTGTGCAGAGCAGCGGTGTCCACCCTCCCCGCCACCTGGtattcctcctccactccccctcctctgaccACAAGGAGGCCAAGGACTTCAACAGCAAGTTAGAAGCTGTCCTGGAGGAAATCCTCACAGCTCACACTTCTCAGGGAGAGAAGGCGGCACAGGGGGACCCCAACAGCTCTGCCACACAGGATGCCTCTCATCTGCAAAAAG CCAGTGTGACCCAGGCAGCAGGCATCATGACAGAACCATCGTATGTAGCTGTCAGCCAGATAGCCAGTAGACAATCTATGAGTACACTGCAAGGACAG CCTGGTTTGCCGGCCACAGCAGTGGAGCAGACGGCAATGGCCCTGGCTGTGGCCATCCAGATGGGTGAAGTTGCCACTGCCGAGAAGCTGGCAGCCATGCTGGCCCAGGGTCACACCAATGTCAGTGTTACCTTTGACCCTGCTGCTGAGGAACGCAGGGCACGGGAACAGGAGATCAG TGTGACGGTTCATGTggaagacagacagtctgtgGGCCTGACTCTAGATGACATCAAGGTCAGGGCTAGCGACACCATCCTGGACCTCAAACGTCAG TTTCtgggaaaatacaacttcccTGTGGAGGTGCAGAAGTGGATCATCGGCAGGCGTATCCCTGGAGACGAGGAGACGCTGAGCAAGTGTGATGTCACCACGCCGGGTCACACGTTGTACCTCTACCTGCTCAACGCCCGCGCCGCCAACCTATCTCGTGATGACGGGAAACGGCACCGGCAGGGGCAGATAAGTTCCG ACTATGAAACGATGAACCCCCCCCTGACTGCCATGAGGGGCGTTCAGGCCTCAGTGACGACGCCCATGTCGGGTCCAGACCAGGACCCCACGTCACAGATGGTTCAGGGGGGACCACTGGGGACAGGTGGCGCCAACAGACAGCAGTCCCAGCTGTCAGCAGCCAGCAGCACTGCCTCCCTTGGAGCTGCTTCCTTCGCTCTCTCAGACTTCCGCGCCAACCTGGAGCCTGGGTCAGGTCCGAACTCAGGTTCGCGAGGGAGTGAGGGTCGAGGGGGGAGCCCCGGGGCAGGGAAAGGGGGTCTggcggaaggtgggggtgtggcaCAGTCACTGCTGACGGCGGGCGGGGGCAGagcagtggacacacacaccctgcaggcACCCCCGCAGGACTTCACTCTCAACCAGGAACTG GGGTGGTCCTGTCCTCAGTGCACCTTCATCAACCAGCCCACACGGCCAGGCTGTGAAATCTGTGGCTCTCCCCGCCCCACTGACTATCAGGTTCCATCTGACGTAATCGTCAGTGATGAGGAGCGTGATCGACTGGCGCGTGAACAGCAGATGGAGGTATACCTGCAACAG CCCTCGGGGCGGCACTGGCCACAGGACATGGGGCAGGGGGgcgccaccgccaccacaaccaccacccctcacccctcctcccaccgccccgcctactcctcctccaccaagGACAAACTGACGGCAGAGCAGCTGGACCTGATCCTGCGCTTCAACGACGCTCTGCAGGAACAGCTGGAGGGCAGCAGCGTGGATCACCAGCAACTGATGCGTCGCGGCCGCCACAGTCAACTGGCGCCCTCTGGATCCCGACAGCCGGTGCAGAACGTGGAGCTGGGGGAGGACGTTCCTGATGGGGGGGTGCTGCAGTGGGTCTTGGaccaggaggagagggagagggacggggcATCCACTGCCTGA